A genome region from Carya illinoinensis cultivar Pawnee chromosome 2, C.illinoinensisPawnee_v1, whole genome shotgun sequence includes the following:
- the LOC122301475 gene encoding uncharacterized protein LOC122301475 isoform X1, whose protein sequence is MYKYGKASFPSSFTQPCPCSDLSTPIPSLPSLITAPLSLSLSLIYSWVLCYFLISEIRADMGLRIGQNPTTWQPFQFASPFLFCYAPNSAEKIYPSMLKTCGGSNTFLAYRLAYQPSRSRSRYCRENGIRQACGANFDELSDEETMKQMLNLRDYDEEIDKKNACTVSETSGKTRHIEGEDIVKLWHVAALKLNALEPSLLGIKPEPPQWPERDEVLRISIQRRVNRMEIPISLRIIKRKQQWDESLKEPGDSTYCSIKRAFSSMVFIIRELQSCALQMRESLYSEDLRGIVEKVQRELNVSFVWVFQQVLSRTPTLMVYVMILLANFTACSMAHYFVTAAAAPAVSHGTITENENKDRPQFKLDPMVIRPISISSSSIGAAAAGRSDRLNPAVDDTEGGEEVNLWNSVVEEASRMQAEMSGEALDHKTKQHLVSPVTVELEREDYEDYFRRDLFYQLELSREPNNTLLLSNHAQFLHLIVHDNDRAEECLKRALLVDPMDAEGLCRYADFLWMSRKDLWGAEEKYEQAMAAEPGNPYYASKYSNFLWSTGG, encoded by the exons ATGTACAAATATGGAAAAGCTTCTTTCCCCTCTTCTTTTACACAGCCTTGCCCGTGCTCTGACTTATCAACCCCTATTCCTTCTCTTCCTTCCTTAATAAcagcacctctctctctctctctctctctgatctacTCGTGGGTTCTCTGTTACTTCTTGATCAGCGAAATCAGGGCAGATATGGGATTGAGGATTGGCCAAAATCCAACTACTTGGCAGCCTTTCCAGTTTGCATCCCCTTTTCTATTTTGTTATGCCCCAAACTCAGCAGAGAAAATTTACCCTTCCATGTTGAAAACATGTGGGGGAAGCAATACATTCCTGGCTTACCGATTGGCTTACCAGCCCTCTCGTTCCCGGTCACGTTATTGTAGAGAAAATGGCATAAGGCAAGCTTGTGGGGCGAATTTTGATGAACTCTCCGATGAAGAAACGATGAAACAGATGCTAAATCTTAGAGATTATGACGAGGAAATTGACAAGAAAAATGCTTGCACAGTATCGGAAACCTCGGGAAAAACTAGGCACATAGAAGGTGAAGATATCGTCAAGTTATGGCACGTTGCAGCTTTGAAGCTTAATGCTTTGGAGCCTTCTTTGCTGGGTATCAAGCCTGAGCCACCGCAGTGGCCCGAGAGAGATGAGGTTCTTCGCATTAGCATTCAAAGGAGAGTGAACAGAATGGAAATCCCCATATCGCTTCGCATAATCAAGAGGAAGCAGCAATGGGACGAGAGTTTGAAAGAACCGGGCGACTCTACTTACTGTTCTATAAAGAGGGCCTTCTCTTCAATGGTATTTATAATCAGAGAACTTCAGAGCTGCGCGCTACAAATGAGGGAAAGTCTCTATTCTGAAGATTTGCGTGGGATTGTTGAGAAGGTACAGAGAGAACTGAATGTGTCATTTGTTTGGGTCTTCCAACAAGTTCTTTCGCGGACTCCGACTCTTATGGTTTACGTGATGATTCTTTTGGCTAATTTCACGGCATGTTCTATGGCCCATTACTTTGTGACTGCCGCTGCAGCACCGGCAGTATCTCATGGAACTATCACAGAGAATGAGAACAAGGATCGACCTCAGTTTAAGCTCGATCCTATGGTAATTAGGCCGATTTCAATTTCATCTTCGAGTATAGgtgctgctgctgctggtcGCAGCGACAGATTAAACCCTGCTGTTGATGACACTGAGGGTGGGGAGGAGGTAAATTTGTGGAATTCAGTGGTGGAAGAAGCTTCAAGAATGCAGGCAGAGATGAGCGGGGAGGCCCTTGATCATAAAACGAAGCAACATTTAGTGTCACCGGTAACTGTGGAGCTAGAACGAGAAGATTATGAGGATTACTTTAGGAGAGATCTCTTTTACCAGTTGGAGTTATCCCGGGAGCCAAATAATACTCTTCTGCTGTCCAACCATGCACAATTCCTCCACCTGATCGTTCATGACAATGACAG GGCAGAAGAGTGCCTTAAGCGTGCGTTGCTGGTAGATCCTATGGATGCCGAAGGACTGTGTCGATATGCAGACTTTCTGTGGATGTCAAGAAAGGACCTGTGGGGAGCAGAAGAGAAGTATGAGCAAGCAATGGCAGCTGAGCCAGGCAACCCTTATTATGCATCCAAGTATTCTAATTTCCTTTGGAGCACTGGTGGTTAA
- the LOC122301477 gene encoding nematode resistance protein-like HSPRO2: MVDLDCKAKIASTDMPNKSPKLTNKLQVSVPSTFRAAQISEAPAVACSAYDNYLRLPELRKLWSSIEFPSWKDESVLKPALHALEISFRFVSTVLSDPRPYANGREWRRRLESLTTSQIEIIANICEDNEEDGATRGTAPIVDLRSSNGVLARDGSYTEVWKMTGDTTVVSRTSESSLLPRLATWHKSEDIAQKILYSIECEMRRCPYTLGLGEPNLAGKPNLEYDLVCKPSELHLLKKSPYDHIDNYENQTLYSSHQILESWINVSQQLLKRITERVEIKDFVRAASGCYLIERIWKLLAEIEDLHLLMDPDDFLKLKNQLCIKSINEAGPFCFRSKGLVEITRQCRDLKHKVPCILGVEVDPMGGPRVQEAAMKLYREKKESEKIHLLQALQAVEAAMKRFFYAFKQLLVVVTGSLDANANQVIFSSDSGDSLSHIFLEPTYFPSLDAAKTFLGDFWNHEQGGMRLG; this comes from the coding sequence ATGGTTGATTTAGATTGCAAGGCAAAGATAGCCTCAACCGACATGCCTAACAAATCCCCAAAACTCACCAACAAACTTCAAGTGTCGGTTCCCTCCACCTTTCGTGCCGCCCAAATATCGGAGGCTCCGGCTGTGGCTTGCTCCGCTTACGACAACTATCTTCGCCTCCCGGAGCTTCGGAAGTTGTGGAGCTCCATTGAGTTTCCCAGTTGGAAAGACGAGTCCGTTTTAAAACCGGCTTTACATGCTTTAGAGATTTCGTTTCGGTTCGTCTCCACGGTCTTGTCGGACCCGCGGCCGTACGCCAACGGGCGCGAGTGGAGGCGAAGGCTCGAGTCTCTCACGACGAGTCAGATAGAGATCATTGCTAATATCTGCGAGGACAACGAAGAAGACGGTGCGACACGAGGAACGGCTCCCATCGTAGATCTGAGGTCATCGAACGGTGTCCTGGCTCGCGATGGTAGCTATACCGAGGTGTGGAAGATGACAGGCGACACTACCGTTGTAAGCCGCACCAGCGAGTCTAGCTTGCTTCCTAGGCTTGCGACGTGGCATAAATCGGAGGATATCGCGCAGAAAATCCTCTACTCCATCGAGTGCGAGATGCGGAGGTGTCCGTACACTCTTGGCTTGGGAGAGCCGAACCTTGCCGGTAAACCGAACCTCGAGTACGACCTGGTATGCAAACCGAGCGAGCTTCACTTACTGAAGAAGAGTCCGTACGATCACATCGACAACTACGAGAACCAGACGCTCTACTCGTCGCACCAAATTCTAGAGTCGTGGATCAATGTGTCGCAACAGCTTTTGAAACGAATCACAGAGCGAGTCGAGATCAAAGATTTCGTAAGAGCTGCGAGCGGTTGCTATTTGATCGAACGGATCTGGAAGCTTCTGGCCGAGATCGAGGATCTCCACCTCTTGATGGACCCAGACGATTTTCTTAAGCTCAAGAATCAGCTTTGCATTAAGTCGATAAACGAAGCGGGGCCTTTTTGCTTCAGATCAAAGGGGCTCGTGGAGATCACGAGGCAATGCAGGGATCTGAAGCACAAGGTGCCATGCATACTAGGCGTTGAGGTGGACCCCATGGGTGGGCCCAGGGTCCAGGAGGCAGCCATGAAGCTCTACAGAGAGAAGAAAGAGTCGGAGAAAATTCACCTGCTTCAGGCTTTGCAGGCAGTCGAGGCGGCCATGAAGAGGTTCTTTTACGCGTTCAAGCAATTGCTGGTGGTTGTGACGGGGAGCCTGGATGCGAACGCGAACCAAGTCATCTTCAGTTCAGACTCGGGTGACTCACTGAGTCATATATTCCTTGAGCCAACCTATTTTCCGAGTTTGGACGCGGCAAAGACGTTTTTGGGGGATTTTTGGAACCATGAACAGGGTGGGATGCGGCTTGGGTAA
- the LOC122301475 gene encoding uncharacterized protein LOC122301475 isoform X2, which yields MYKYGKASFPSSFTQPCPCSDLSTPIPSLPSLITAPLSLSLSLIYSWVLCYFLISEIRADMGLRIGQNPTTWQPFQFASPFLFCYAPNSAEKIYPSMLKTCGGSNTFLAYRLAYQPSRSRSRYCRENGIRQACGANFDELSDEETMKQMLNLRDYDEEIDKKNACTVSETSGKTRHIEGEDIVKLWHVAALKLNALEPSLLGIKPEPPQWPERDEVLRISIQRRVNRMEIPISLRIIKRKQQWDESLKEPGDSTYCSIKRAFSSMVFIIRELQSCALQMRESLYSEDLRGIVEKVQRELNVSFVWVFQQVLSRTPTLMVYVMILLANFTACSMAHYFVTAAAAPAVSHGTITENENKDRPQFKLDPMVIRPISISSSSIGAAAAGRSDRLNPAVDDTEGGEEVNLWNSVVEEASRMQAEMSGEALDHKTKQHLVSPVTVELEREDYEDYFRRDLFYQLELSREPNNTLLLSNHAQFLHLIVHDNDRFGVRVGHIRWVTLDRVIPFLITRISLKKRFC from the exons ATGTACAAATATGGAAAAGCTTCTTTCCCCTCTTCTTTTACACAGCCTTGCCCGTGCTCTGACTTATCAACCCCTATTCCTTCTCTTCCTTCCTTAATAAcagcacctctctctctctctctctctctgatctacTCGTGGGTTCTCTGTTACTTCTTGATCAGCGAAATCAGGGCAGATATGGGATTGAGGATTGGCCAAAATCCAACTACTTGGCAGCCTTTCCAGTTTGCATCCCCTTTTCTATTTTGTTATGCCCCAAACTCAGCAGAGAAAATTTACCCTTCCATGTTGAAAACATGTGGGGGAAGCAATACATTCCTGGCTTACCGATTGGCTTACCAGCCCTCTCGTTCCCGGTCACGTTATTGTAGAGAAAATGGCATAAGGCAAGCTTGTGGGGCGAATTTTGATGAACTCTCCGATGAAGAAACGATGAAACAGATGCTAAATCTTAGAGATTATGACGAGGAAATTGACAAGAAAAATGCTTGCACAGTATCGGAAACCTCGGGAAAAACTAGGCACATAGAAGGTGAAGATATCGTCAAGTTATGGCACGTTGCAGCTTTGAAGCTTAATGCTTTGGAGCCTTCTTTGCTGGGTATCAAGCCTGAGCCACCGCAGTGGCCCGAGAGAGATGAGGTTCTTCGCATTAGCATTCAAAGGAGAGTGAACAGAATGGAAATCCCCATATCGCTTCGCATAATCAAGAGGAAGCAGCAATGGGACGAGAGTTTGAAAGAACCGGGCGACTCTACTTACTGTTCTATAAAGAGGGCCTTCTCTTCAATGGTATTTATAATCAGAGAACTTCAGAGCTGCGCGCTACAAATGAGGGAAAGTCTCTATTCTGAAGATTTGCGTGGGATTGTTGAGAAGGTACAGAGAGAACTGAATGTGTCATTTGTTTGGGTCTTCCAACAAGTTCTTTCGCGGACTCCGACTCTTATGGTTTACGTGATGATTCTTTTGGCTAATTTCACGGCATGTTCTATGGCCCATTACTTTGTGACTGCCGCTGCAGCACCGGCAGTATCTCATGGAACTATCACAGAGAATGAGAACAAGGATCGACCTCAGTTTAAGCTCGATCCTATGGTAATTAGGCCGATTTCAATTTCATCTTCGAGTATAGgtgctgctgctgctggtcGCAGCGACAGATTAAACCCTGCTGTTGATGACACTGAGGGTGGGGAGGAGGTAAATTTGTGGAATTCAGTGGTGGAAGAAGCTTCAAGAATGCAGGCAGAGATGAGCGGGGAGGCCCTTGATCATAAAACGAAGCAACATTTAGTGTCACCGGTAACTGTGGAGCTAGAACGAGAAGATTATGAGGATTACTTTAGGAGAGATCTCTTTTACCAGTTGGAGTTATCCCGGGAGCCAAATAATACTCTTCTGCTGTCCAACCATGCACAATTCCTCCACCTGATCGTTCATGACAATGACAG ATTTGGGGTTCGAGTGGGACATATCAGATGGGTTACTCTTGATAGAGTCATTCCATTCTTGATTACACGGATCAGCTTGAAAAAAAGGTTCTGCTAG